DNA from Pseudomonas putida:
ACCTGTTGAGCAATGCAGTCAAGTTCACCCCGCAAGGCCATGTGCGGGTGCGGGTGCGGGCGCGGCAATACGAGACGAGACTGCTGGTCGAACTGCATGTCGAGGACACCGGCATCGGCATCGATGCTGCCGAACTGGACGCGCTCGGCCAGCCCTTCCGCCAGGCCAGCAACCAGCGTCAATCGGCCCGCTGCAGCGCAGGCCTGGGCCTGGGCATCAGCCGCAGCCTCTGCCAGATGATGGGGGGCGATCTTAGGTTGCACAGCGTCCTGGGGCAGGGGACACGCGTGGAACTGAACCTTGACCTGGCGCTGGCACCTGAGCGCGAGCAGGCCCTGCCCGCCAGTGCGCCGCCGGCCCAGGCGAGCGAGCTGCGCTTGCGGGTGCTGGTGGTCGATGACTATCCGGCCAATCGCCTGCTGCTGGCTCAGCAACTGGATTTTCTCGGTCACCATGCCCGGGTCGCCGAAGATGGCTCGCAGGCGCTGCGCCTGTGGCTCAAGGAGCATTTCGACGTGGTGATCAGCGACTGCAACATGCCGCAGCTCAATGGCTACGCCTTGGCACGGGCCATTCGCGAACACGAGCGTCGCAGTGGTCGGTCGCGCTGTCGCTTGATCGGCCTGACGGCCAGCGCCATGACGCGGGAGCGACGACGGTGCCGGGCTGTAGGCATGGATGATTGCCTGTTCAAGCCGCTCGGTCTGGACAGCCTGCAACGGGCGTTGGCCGATGGCATGCGCCAGCAAGGCTCAGAGCAGCCCATGCTCGACCTCGACCACCTGCAGCGTCTGGTCAACCGCGACCAAGCTGCGCTCAAGGCCTTGCTGGGCGATCTGCGCAGCAGCAATCGCGAGGATCTGCAGCGCCTGGAAGCTGTGGGTAACGATGCATCCGCGCTGTCGGAGCTGGCTCATCGCGTCAAGGGTGGCGCCAGGATTGCTCGGGCTGATCGACTGTATGAACGGTGCGAACAGCTTGAGCGCAGTTGTGCCACGCAACCGGTGGATGTCGCGCGCCTGCAGCGTGATGTCCAGGCGCTGCGTCGGGTTATGGTGCAGCTGGAGCAGCAATTGGCGAGGCTGCCAGCCCGCGGTTTTCAAGGCTGAGCGTCGCGTATGAAATTTCTACAATACGCTCAGAGCGGTCCTGCATATACACGTACAGCGCTTGCGGATAATTCACTCCGTCAGCGGCGAATTGCCGAGATGACATTTCAGGTTTTTCAAGGAGATGAATGGAATGAAAGCGCGTTTTCTGGCTATCCCTTTTCTGGCACTGGCCGCAGGTTCGGTGACGGCCGCTGAGACGATCGAGAAGCAGATCCAAGTCGTGGCCCAGGTGCCGACCGAGAAGTTCTTTGTCGAGCCGGTCGGCAACTGGATGGATGATCCGCAAACGCTCACCTGGAACCCACAGCGTGAAGACTTCGGCGATATCCGTCGTCAGTTCCAGGCCAAGAGCACCATCGGTCCGGTGACGGCCTTCCTGCTCAACCAGCCAGAGGTCGTCAGCGGTATCGACAAGTTCGGTCTCAGTGTCACCCTGGCTGGCAAGGCGCTGGGCCTTACGCCTGTTCCGCTGCTGACCAAAGAGCAGGCCGCTGCCGGCACCACCATGGATTTCGTGGTCAGCGCGGTGAAGCCAACCGGTGGTTACAAGCCAGGCTCCTACCAGGGCATGGTCAACATGATGTTCGAAAGCGAAGCCCCAGGCGGCGCCTGATCCCTCTCTGCGGCACACCGCACTCCCTCTTCATTGCCTCCCTCCGCTGCTCGATATCCTTCGGGCGGCAGGGGGTAGGCTTTGCCTGCGGAAAGAGTCATGTTCCACTTCATTGCACTTCACCGTTATCTACGCGGTTGGCTGGTTTGCAGCACCTGCCTGATGCCTTTGCAGGCCTGGGCCGAACCTCAGGTTCCACCTAAGGTGGTGCGCCAGTTCGACGGGTTGCCGCGAGAGTTCGAGGCGCATTTTTTCGACGTGCCGCTGGCGGTACGCGTCGAACTGGATGGGCGTTACCTGGGGGATGCGATGGTCATCCTGACCCGCGACGAGCGCGTGCAACTGCTCGAGTTCACCGACACTCAGGAAAGCCGCGAATCGCCTGTGGTGCGGCGTCAATGGCAGGAGCGGCTGCAGGCTGGTCGCCTGCTCGGCGACTGCACCCGCAACTGCCCCGATGGGTTGCAGGCCATCCATTACAGCCTGGCCAACTCCCAGCTCTCCTTGGTCACGGCCAATGTCGAAAGCAACGCGCATCAACTGCGTTATCACACGATGCCCGAAGGCGGCAGCACGGGCTTGCTCGTGCGTAACCAACTTAACCTTGTCCATGATGGTGAGGACACCTCGGGCCGCGTCGCCTTCCAAGGCCAGGGCAGCCTGGGCAACTGGACCTCGGTCGCCGACGCCCAGGCCGACCGTGTCAGCCAGAGCCAGGTGGGCACCCGCTATCGCATGGACCAGCTGTATGCCGAGCGTCTGCTCGAACAGAATTTCTTCCGCCTGGGCTACTTCACCCCAGGCGCCCAGGGCTTGACGCGCCAGCCCACATTGCTGGGCGACGCCCCTGATACCACGCTTGGGTTGATGTTCGGCAGCAGCGACAGCCTGCTGATCGACAACGGCCAGCCCAGTTCCACACCGATCTACGTCACGCCCAACCGCCAGGGGATCGTCGAGATCTACCGCAACGGCGTGCTGATCAACAGCCAGCCGGTACAACCTGGCCTGCAGACCCTGGACACCCGCGTACTGCCCGGTGGCATCTATGAGGTGGAGGTGCGCCTGCTGGAGGACGGCCAGGAGACCTCGCGCACCGAAGCCTTCATCTACAAGCCTTCCAACTGGCGCAACCCAGAGAGCCGCTGGCGCTACAACGCCTACCTGGGGCAACAGACCAGCCTGCTGAACAACTGGGGCTATGAGCGCAAGGACAGCTTCGGGGCCGGCGTGATGAGCAACTACCTGCTGCATCCGCGTGCAGTGCTCGGCCTGTCCGCACAGCGTGTGGACGAGGCCATGCAGTACGGTACCTCGCTGGACTGGGATGTCCTTGAGCGGCTGAAACTCTATGGCAACGTCAATTACACCGAAAACCGTGGCACCGGCTATGACATGCAGCTCATCCAGTCCTACCCCCAGGGCTCGATGGTGCTCAGTCACAGTCAGTCATGGGTCGAGACTGGTCGTATCCACCGCGGCGAGGCGTCGCAGCAGGAGCAACGCAGTCAGTCGAGTCTGTCACTCAGCCATCGGGTCACCCAGCGCAGCAATGCGACCTTGCGTCTGTCTCACAGTTCTGGCTCGGCCAGCGGCACGGGTATCGACCTGGGCTGGGCGTTCTTCGGCAAGCTGTTGGGCTCCGACGCCAACTGGCGTCTTTCGGTGTTCGATCGGCCCGGTACCGCCAGCAGCGGCGATGCACGCAGTCGAGGCGTCAACCTGACCCTGAGCATGAACCTGGGCGGCCCTGGCAAGCGTATCGCCGCCAGCCTGGGCAGCCGCACCTCGCGTGATGGGCGCAGCGACCAGCACGGGTCGGTGTCCTATCAGCAGGATGTGGACGCCGGCCCTCTGCAGAGCCTGGGCGTCAGTACCACGGTCGATCGCTACGGCAGCGGTTTCGGCGGCAATGCCCAACTGCAGAGTGACAGCCTGTACGGGGATGCGTACGCGCAGACCTCGACGATCAACAACAAGCTCAGCGCCGGCCTGAACCTGCAGAGCGTTGCCGCCTTTGGTGGCGGCAAGATGGCCATGAGCGGCCAGTACCTGACACACGAAGCGGGCTTGATCGTGGATGTGGATTCCGATGTCGAGGGCCTGAAACTGCGCGCCGATGACCAGCAGGGCAGCAGCGCCACCTTGCGCCCAGGTCGCAACATCATCCCGGTCACGGCGTTCAAGTCAGGCCACGTGCAGTTCGATTTCAACGAGGAAGACGCTCCAGCGGCTGTCATCCAACCGTCGAGCCTCGACTATCACCTCAACCGTGGGGGCGTGGCGTACCGCCAGTTGCATGTGATGCGCACCGTCACCGTGCTTGGCAGGTTGCTCGACGAGAAAGGCCAGCCCATGCGTGGTGCGCATGTCATCAACCATGCCAGCCGCGGTGTCAGCGAAGCCGATGGGTTTTTCTCCGTGGAGATGAGTCATTCCACACCGACCTTGGAGATTCGCCAGGCCGGTGCGGTGAGTTGCCTGCTCAGCCTGCCGGTGAGCAGCCTGAAGCGCGAAGGGGATGTATTGCTGGCGGGCGACCAGGTGTGCCGCACCAGCAGTCTGGCCGATCGTGGCAACGCGCTAGCGGGTGATTCATGAGAAGCGGCCTGCGGCCTTGGGGCCGCAGGCCAAGGATGTGGTTACGAAACCGGAGGTTGAAAATGCATGGGTTCAAATCGCTGTGCCTGGCGCTGCTGTTGGCGCCCCTGGTGGCCAAGGCAGGCCCAGAGCTCAACGTCGGCGGGCTCTATGACTACCTGGACGACGGCAAGAGCACGCTGCTCAAACGTATCTACAACGGGGGGGATGCCACGGCCTTCGTCAAGGTCAGCGTCGCCGAACTGGTCTATGGGGCAGACGGTGTCCCGAAGGAAGTGGACCTCGAGCAACTGCCGCTCGAGCAGCGCGGCGTGATCGCCAGCCCCGCGCGGCTGATCGTGCCTGCGCGCGGCATGCAGGCGGTGCGCCTGTTGTATCGCGGCGAGCGTGACAAGGAGCGCTACTTCCGCCTGCGCTTCGTGCCTGTGCTGCCGGAGAAGAACGATGGCTTCGCCATCAGCGAGGCCGAGGCCAAGCAATACAGCGACACCCTCAAGGCCGGCGTTCAACTGCTGGCAGGCTATGGCACCTTGCTGTTCGTTCGCCCGCAGGGCGCGCACTTTCGCACGCCGATGCGCCGGGAAGGCGCGGACTTCGTGGTGGCCAACCAGGGCAACAGCACAGTGGTGCTGGACAACTTCCGGCATTGCGTTCGCAACGGCACCGAGTGCGTTGCAGGCACCAAGCATCACCTGTTGCCTGGCGTGACGCGCAAGTTTCCCGAGCAGCCAGGGCGCGAATATCGCTTCGAGTTGCTCGAAGGAGGGCAGCGCCAGGAACTGGCGTCCAAAGACTGAACAGCCTATTGCCCAAGCACGGTCACTAGGAGGGTGTGTTGATGTGGTGTTTGCCCAAGAGGGTGGGATTGGCAGTCGTGTTGCTCGCTCTTGTGTTGCCGTCGTGGGCCGAAGCGGCCGATGTCATGATCGGCGCGCGCTTTCGTACCGAGACGGGCAGCCAGTTCGTGCGCCACGGGTCGTCCAATGAATGGATTTGCAGTACTTGGTCAGAGCTGTGCAAAAGCGCATCGGAAAATGCGGTGGACCTGCCGATCAGCTACCGCAAAACGACACTCAAGGACAGGCTTGGTCGGCAGCAGTATTACGTCAAGGTCCCATCGGCCAGAAGCTTGCTGGTACGTCGTGACGGCGGTAGCGAGACCTTGAACCTGAGGTTCGAGGTCACGCACATCAGCCAGTACGCGATCGTGACCGGCGAAAGCCCTGTGAGCAACAACAGCCCTATCGCGACACGAGACGTGAAAGGGGCGTGTATCGTGGTGCGTGCACCGAGTCAGCCGGAGGGTTTGGGGGGCACCTTTCAATGGGCATTCTGGGGTGATGGCAAATATTGTTACAGCAGTAGTCAGCGAGGAGAGTCTGGCGACCTGAGAGTCTCGTTCGTCGACCGAACCGGAGTCGGTTACAAATTGAGTCTTCCTGTGCCTACCAATATCGTGTCTGGGGTGTACCGGGGCAGACTCGTGTTCACCATGGGAGGTCCGACTGCCGATTTCGATTTCGGTGAGGGCGTCCGGGACCTGGACAGCACTTTGACGATCGATTTCGAGATCGATTTGCGGCACGAGTTGAAGATCGACTTCCCGCCGGGGACGGATCGTGCCGTCCTGGAACCACCAGGTGGCTGGGGGGGATGGTCCGGTGGGCGGACGCCTGCGCAGATCACACGCGATCTGCCGTTTCGCCTGACCACCTCCGGCCCGCTGACGGTGTACTCATCCTGTTCCGAAAGTTTGCCAGGTAGCTCCGCCTGTATGATCAATAACGGCAAGGGGCACAGTGTACCGATCTGGGTGGAGATGACGCTTCCTTCCAAAGTGCAATTCGCCAATGGACCCGTGCAACGTTTGATCATCATTGCGGACCCGTTCCGTGCGCGGCGGTTGGTGCCGGTATCGGCTGTCTCCAATGAAAAAGGGACGCTGCACTTCAGCGTGCGAGAAGGGCATGTCAGCAGGATGCTTGATTATCCTGGCAGCACTTATAACGGTACGGTGACGCTGATCTTCGAGGCGCAGGTGCTATAGCGCCTAGCGCCCTGACACCGTTTCACCCTGTCGATTCGATGCACGGGGCGCGAAACCACTCAATGCGATGACTGCACCGCGCAGTGATCGCGTTTCCTCTTGCGTAAGTGTTTCCTTACAAGTTTTGTTGATTAGCCATCTACTTCGAGCTCGGCAATCTAACGATGATCTCAGCGGTGAATGCATTGGAGCGATCACGCTCAAGCGCATTCGAAGCGCCTGCCTGTTTAATGGCCGCACAGTGAACGGCGACATAGCGGGCAGACCAGTATCGTTCATGGTTGAGAATCAAGCGTAGTTATGTCCGGAACACAATCGAAGATCGGCAAGGTGCGCGTGCCACGCGTGCAAATTACCTACGACGTGGAAACAGGGGGCGCTGAACAAAGCAAAGAGTTGCCGCTGGTGATTGGTGCGGTAGGTGAGTTTGCAGAAGAAGCCCGCGATCTTCGCGAGCGCAGTTTCCTCCATATCGATAAAGACAACTTCAATGAAGTGATGGCCAGCCTGCGGCCGTCCGCGCACGTGAGCGTCGATAGCGTATTGCCCGGCAAAGAAGGGGTGATGGCGTTGGCCTTGACGTTCTCGGCCATGGAAGACTTCACGCCTGACCAGGTCGTGCAGAACGTTCCGGAGCTCAAGGCGCTGCTGCAAATGCGCAATGAACTGAGCGAGCTGCGCAATCGCGCCGCCAGCAACATCCAGCTGAAAGAGCGACTTGGCGCTGCGTTGGAGCAAGGGGGGCGTTCCGAAGTGCAGCCAAGCGACGATGGGGAAACGGCATGACGCAGGTTGCCCATCAAGAACAGCTCGCTCAGCCTGTCGCCACGCAATTGCTCGACGAGATCATCGATTCCACCAATGCGATTCGTCGCGAGTCCGATCGTGGCAAATTGCGCACGCAATTGACGCATTTCTTCCAGGAACTCGAGGCGGGCTCGGTCATGCTGTCCAGCGATCTGCTGGCAAGCCTTGAGGTGCGTATCGCCCAGATCGACCAGCTGCTTTCCGAACAGGTCAGTCTGATCATGCAGGCGCCCGCGTTCAGGCAGCGAGAGTCGGCTTGGTCGGGGCTGCACAAACTGGTTCATACCGGCGTGACGGAAAACGTGCGGGTGCGCATGTTGAACTGCACCAAGCGCGAACTGCTGAAGGACTTCAAGTCGGCGTCGGATTTCGATCAATCCGTCTTGTTCAAGGCCGTCTACGAAAGCGAATACGGCACCTACGGCGGAACGCCATTCTCTGCCTTCGTCGGGGACTTCGCATTCGACAACACCGCAGAAGATATCCAGTTGCTCGAGCAGATCTCGCATGTCGCGGCTGCGGCCCATGCGCCGTTCTTCAGTGCGGCGGCGCCAGGCATGTTCGCGATGAACAGTTACCGAGATATCGCTCAACCCCGCGATTTGGGCAAGCTGTTCGACACCACCGACTACGCGCGCTGGAACAGCTTCCGCCAGACGGACGATGCGCGCTATGTCGGCCTGACCCTGCCGCGTGTCATCGGTCGTTTGCCCTATGGCAGCAAAACGGTAACGGCCGAGACCTTCCAGTTCGAAGAGCGTCATCTGCAGGACAGCCCGGATGAAAGCTACTTGTGGGTCAACGCAGCGTACGAGTTGGCCGGTCGACTGGTCGAGGCGTTCGAGGAATATGGCTGGTGCGCCAATATCCGTGGCGTCGAAGGGGGCGGCCTGGTGCGCTCCCTGCCGGCTCATACCTACACCGCGCAAAGCGGCGAACGCTTGCTCCAATGCCCAACGGAAGTGGCCATTTCCGATCGCCGGGAGAAGGAACTTGCCGACCTGGGCTTCATTCCCCTGATCTACTGCAAGAACACCGATTTCGCCGCGTTCTTCGCAGTTTCCTCGGTCAACAAGCCGCGCAAGTACCTGTCGGACCATGCCAACGCCAATGCGCGCCTGTCCAGCCAGTTGCCCTACATCCTGACGACGTCCCGCTTTGCCCATTACCTGAAGGTCATCGTGCGCGACAAAGTGGGCAGTTTCATGTCTCGCGAACAATGCCAGGACTACCTGCAGGCCTGGATCGACCAGTACGTGCTGGCGTCCGATTCGGCATCGGCAGAATTCAAGGCGCGCCGGCCGCTGCGCGAAGCACGGGTAGAGGTGTCGGAAGTTGCAGGCGCTCCCGGTGTGTACCGCGCGGTGGCCTACCTGAAGCCGCATTACCAATTGGAAGGGCTCACGCTCTCGCTTCGTCTGGTGGCAGAGCTTCCTGCCTCGGCATCTTAATCAACCAACCACTGGAGCAGTACGATGAGTAAAACAGTCGCCGTGTACCTTGACGGGATTGGCGGTATGAACAAAGGCGATTTCAGTACCTGGGCAACGGCTCGAAATTTCCCTTCGCTGCATATGGTTCGTCGCATGCAGCGTACCGCCGATGGCAAGGCGCTGACCGTGAATGAAGCGCCGGAGTACTTCGATATTCCAATCCAACTGTCACTGTCCGACAACATGGCCGGTGATATTCATGATCATTTCATCAACAAGAAAGAAGCCATCAAGGAAGTGGTCATCGCCGCTGTCTCGGACCGCAACGACAAGAGTGCCAAGCCACTCACCCAGATCACCCTTACCAATGTCATCGTGCAGGACCTGAGCCTGGACACCGATGACACCTCGGGTGAATACGTCGCCGGCTTCGTGCTCGATTTCCAGGCCATCCAGACTCAATACGCCAATGGCATGCAGAAGAAGGACATCACCTGGGAAAAAGGCGTTCGTCAGGGCTGACGCACGTCCACGCTGAGGGAAACCGATGTGTCCTTGTTGTCTCGTTTGACCGAACACGACGCGTCGTCTGACGAAAAGGCATGGCTACATCAGTTGCTCAGTGAGCTGGAAATGGTGCTGCAGTCAAAGGCCGCAGCACCTGCCGGGCAAGGTGGCGAAGGCACCATCCTGCACTATGGCATCCAGCTGGAGCATATCGATGCCTTGCCCATCGCCCAGAAGCAGGAAGAAATCGGGCGGCGTTTGCTGCAGGCGATCCTGGCGTTCGAGCCGCGCATGCAGCAGGTGCGACTGATCGAGCAACAGCAATGCCCTGCGGGCATGACCTATTTGTTCGTTGCCGATGTCGGCGATGAAGACATTTCTTTTTCCATCGTCTGGAACGATGCCCTCGATAGCGCGGCTATCCGTCCTTAAGACGAAGAGACCCTATGCGTAACTTGATGTCTTATTTCCGCCAGGAGCTCCAGTTGCTCGCGCAACAGGGAAAGTATTTTTCCCGACGGTTTCCGGGTGTCGCCCAGGCATTGGGTATGTCGAAAGGCAACTTCGACGATCCGCATACCGCGCGGCTGATGGAGTCGTTTGCGCTGTTGACCGCGCAACTGCACCAGCGGCTGGACGAGGACGTACCGGAGATCGCCAACGGCGTGATGCAAAATCTTGCGCCACAACTG
Protein-coding regions in this window:
- a CDS encoding CS1 type fimbrial major subunit codes for the protein MKARFLAIPFLALAAGSVTAAETIEKQIQVVAQVPTEKFFVEPVGNWMDDPQTLTWNPQREDFGDIRRQFQAKSTIGPVTAFLLNQPEVVSGIDKFGLSVTLAGKALGLTPVPLLTKEQAAAGTTMDFVVSAVKPTGGYKPGSYQGMVNMMFESEAPGGA
- a CDS encoding TcfC E-set like domain-containing protein gives rise to the protein MFHFIALHRYLRGWLVCSTCLMPLQAWAEPQVPPKVVRQFDGLPREFEAHFFDVPLAVRVELDGRYLGDAMVILTRDERVQLLEFTDTQESRESPVVRRQWQERLQAGRLLGDCTRNCPDGLQAIHYSLANSQLSLVTANVESNAHQLRYHTMPEGGSTGLLVRNQLNLVHDGEDTSGRVAFQGQGSLGNWTSVADAQADRVSQSQVGTRYRMDQLYAERLLEQNFFRLGYFTPGAQGLTRQPTLLGDAPDTTLGLMFGSSDSLLIDNGQPSSTPIYVTPNRQGIVEIYRNGVLINSQPVQPGLQTLDTRVLPGGIYEVEVRLLEDGQETSRTEAFIYKPSNWRNPESRWRYNAYLGQQTSLLNNWGYERKDSFGAGVMSNYLLHPRAVLGLSAQRVDEAMQYGTSLDWDVLERLKLYGNVNYTENRGTGYDMQLIQSYPQGSMVLSHSQSWVETGRIHRGEASQQEQRSQSSLSLSHRVTQRSNATLRLSHSSGSASGTGIDLGWAFFGKLLGSDANWRLSVFDRPGTASSGDARSRGVNLTLSMNLGGPGKRIAASLGSRTSRDGRSDQHGSVSYQQDVDAGPLQSLGVSTTVDRYGSGFGGNAQLQSDSLYGDAYAQTSTINNKLSAGLNLQSVAAFGGGKMAMSGQYLTHEAGLIVDVDSDVEGLKLRADDQQGSSATLRPGRNIIPVTAFKSGHVQFDFNEEDAPAAVIQPSSLDYHLNRGGVAYRQLHVMRTVTVLGRLLDEKGQPMRGAHVINHASRGVSEADGFFSVEMSHSTPTLEIRQAGAVSCLLSLPVSSLKREGDVLLAGDQVCRTSSLADRGNALAGDS
- a CDS encoding pilus assembly protein, with the protein product MHGFKSLCLALLLAPLVAKAGPELNVGGLYDYLDDGKSTLLKRIYNGGDATAFVKVSVAELVYGADGVPKEVDLEQLPLEQRGVIASPARLIVPARGMQAVRLLYRGERDKERYFRLRFVPVLPEKNDGFAISEAEAKQYSDTLKAGVQLLAGYGTLLFVRPQGAHFRTPMRREGADFVVANQGNSTVVLDNFRHCVRNGTECVAGTKHHLLPGVTRKFPEQPGREYRFELLEGGQRQELASKD
- the tssB gene encoding type VI secretion system contractile sheath small subunit, which encodes MSGTQSKIGKVRVPRVQITYDVETGGAEQSKELPLVIGAVGEFAEEARDLRERSFLHIDKDNFNEVMASLRPSAHVSVDSVLPGKEGVMALALTFSAMEDFTPDQVVQNVPELKALLQMRNELSELRNRAASNIQLKERLGAALEQGGRSEVQPSDDGETA
- the tssC gene encoding type VI secretion system contractile sheath large subunit, yielding MTQVAHQEQLAQPVATQLLDEIIDSTNAIRRESDRGKLRTQLTHFFQELEAGSVMLSSDLLASLEVRIAQIDQLLSEQVSLIMQAPAFRQRESAWSGLHKLVHTGVTENVRVRMLNCTKRELLKDFKSASDFDQSVLFKAVYESEYGTYGGTPFSAFVGDFAFDNTAEDIQLLEQISHVAAAAHAPFFSAAAPGMFAMNSYRDIAQPRDLGKLFDTTDYARWNSFRQTDDARYVGLTLPRVIGRLPYGSKTVTAETFQFEERHLQDSPDESYLWVNAAYELAGRLVEAFEEYGWCANIRGVEGGGLVRSLPAHTYTAQSGERLLQCPTEVAISDRREKELADLGFIPLIYCKNTDFAAFFAVSSVNKPRKYLSDHANANARLSSQLPYILTTSRFAHYLKVIVRDKVGSFMSREQCQDYLQAWIDQYVLASDSASAEFKARRPLREARVEVSEVAGAPGVYRAVAYLKPHYQLEGLTLSLRLVAELPASAS